In Aestuariibaculum lutulentum, one DNA window encodes the following:
- a CDS encoding adenylate/guanylate cyclase domain-containing protein has product MNLRQGLLLICIFFLLTYSGFGQNSSIDSIKRIVNSGVRDTSMVTALNAMSKAVLRENITEAKLYAEQANELAVELDFKKGKAYALNNIGLTQYFQGRYLDVLNSWTESLKEFESIHDTIGMANLVNNLGAVYYSQGSNVRAMDYYLRSLSISEKLKDPFRISSALLNIGGLYAEMQNYDKALEYYNRCNEFKDNLNDSQLIISYLMGVGEVYYKKGLYNEALYYYQEALSSNETVTLRADNLIKIGKVLLKKDEIQESIKYFDEAYEVANANNQQLLVVQALDALGEVYRKENFNKSVAAYKEAEALAKSIEANDELRDIYKGLSSTYAINSDFEKAYYYNELYVAKKDSLFNLETDDKIRGLQFDFDLEKKEDQIGLLEKDSEIMQLKQKRQKSVILVSLLTILVVFISAVGLYKRYKFVKATNLIIEQEKKRSENLLHNILPEETAVELKEKGKVEAKKFESVTVLFTDFKGFTYFAKDLSPEDLVNSVDYYFSKFDEIMEKYGIEKIKTIGDAYMCAGGLPFPTSDHPFKVIMAAFEIAQFIDESKRNAGKNVTTFDIRIGVNTGPIVAGVVGIHKFAYDIWGDTVNVASRMESLSEPGRINISENTYDIVKDVFDCKYRGEIEVKNRGIMKMFFVNGIKDQGFLDRLQLNRTAV; this is encoded by the coding sequence ATGAATTTAAGGCAAGGGTTACTTCTTATTTGTATATTTTTTCTGTTAACCTATTCAGGTTTCGGCCAAAATAGTTCTATAGATAGTATTAAAAGAATTGTTAACTCAGGAGTAAGAGATACATCTATGGTAACAGCTTTAAATGCAATGAGTAAAGCAGTTTTAAGAGAAAATATTACCGAAGCCAAATTGTACGCAGAACAAGCTAATGAATTGGCTGTTGAATTAGATTTTAAAAAAGGGAAAGCATATGCTTTAAATAATATTGGTCTTACTCAATATTTTCAAGGAAGATATTTAGATGTACTTAATTCCTGGACGGAGTCTTTAAAAGAATTCGAGTCAATTCATGATACTATTGGAATGGCTAATTTGGTCAATAATTTGGGGGCTGTCTATTATAGTCAGGGAAGTAATGTTAGGGCTATGGATTATTATTTACGTTCTTTAAGTATTTCTGAAAAATTAAAGGATCCTTTTAGAATTTCGTCGGCATTATTAAATATAGGAGGCTTATATGCAGAGATGCAGAACTATGATAAGGCTCTCGAATATTACAATAGATGTAATGAATTTAAGGATAATTTGAATGATTCGCAGCTTATTATCAGTTATTTGATGGGTGTTGGAGAGGTTTATTATAAAAAAGGACTTTACAATGAAGCGCTTTATTATTACCAAGAGGCATTGTCCAGTAATGAAACAGTTACATTAAGGGCAGATAATCTAATAAAAATAGGTAAGGTTCTTTTAAAGAAGGATGAAATTCAGGAATCTATCAAATATTTTGATGAAGCTTATGAGGTGGCTAATGCAAATAACCAGCAATTATTGGTGGTTCAGGCCTTGGATGCTTTAGGAGAAGTTTATAGAAAAGAAAATTTTAATAAATCTGTTGCAGCCTACAAAGAGGCAGAAGCCTTAGCAAAAAGTATTGAAGCTAACGATGAGTTAAGAGATATATACAAAGGGTTGTCCAGTACTTATGCGATAAATAGTGATTTTGAAAAAGCTTACTACTATAATGAATTATACGTAGCTAAAAAAGATTCTTTATTTAACCTGGAAACAGATGATAAAATACGAGGACTTCAGTTTGATTTTGATTTAGAGAAAAAGGAAGATCAAATTGGTCTTTTAGAGAAAGATTCAGAAATTATGCAGCTCAAGCAAAAAAGACAAAAAAGTGTTATTCTGGTTTCTTTGTTAACTATTCTCGTTGTATTTATATCAGCGGTGGGACTATATAAACGCTATAAGTTTGTGAAGGCAACAAATCTAATTATTGAGCAGGAGAAGAAACGATCAGAAAATTTATTACACAATATTCTTCCTGAAGAAACGGCAGTTGAGTTAAAAGAAAAAGGTAAAGTAGAGGCTAAGAAGTTTGAATCTGTTACAGTATTGTTTACCGATTTTAAAGGTTTTACCTATTTTGCTAAAGATTTGTCTCCGGAAGACCTTGTAAATAGTGTAGATTATTACTTTTCCAAGTTTGACGAAATCATGGAAAAATATGGTATCGAAAAAATAAAAACTATCGGTGATGCCTATATGTGTGCCGGAGGCTTGCCATTCCCAACTTCCGATCATCCTTTTAAAGTTATTATGGCGGCTTTCGAAATTGCCCAGTTTATTGATGAATCGAAACGAAATGCCGGAAAAAATGTAACTACATTCGATATTCGTATTGGTGTTAATACCGGCCCCATAGTTGCCGGAGTTGTTGGAATTCATAAGTTCGCTTACGATATCTGGGGAGATACTGTAAATGTAGCTTCAAGAATGGAGTCGCTATCAGAACCCGGTAGAATTAATATTTCTGAAAACACTTATGATATTGTTAAGGATGTTTTCGACTGTAAATATCGGGGTGAGATTGAAGTGAAAAATCGTGGAATTATGAAAATGTTTTTCGTAAACGGAATAAAAGATCAGGGATTTTTAGATAGGCTTCAATTGAATAGGACTGCTGTTTAA
- a CDS encoding HD domain-containing protein → MKGYLKLRKHALHILNTELPEELCYHNIIHTLDVLNVVNKYIRRQKIDNHHAKLLRIGAILHDIGFTVGRENHEEKGVVIAKRLMHQYNFSEKDIKIVKGLILATKVPQSPKTNLEKVICDSDLDYLGRRDFYVTGDQLLKELNNQGFNLDVEEWNKMQITFLKDHKYHTEFAKKYRKPNKVKRIKELEKLIENEIAK, encoded by the coding sequence ATGAAAGGCTACTTAAAATTAAGAAAACATGCTCTACATATTTTAAACACAGAATTACCTGAAGAACTTTGTTATCATAATATTATTCATACGCTTGATGTTCTTAACGTGGTCAATAAATATATTCGAAGACAAAAAATTGATAATCATCATGCTAAATTATTACGCATAGGAGCTATACTTCATGATATTGGCTTTACCGTTGGAAGAGAAAATCATGAAGAAAAAGGTGTTGTTATAGCCAAGCGATTAATGCATCAGTACAACTTCTCTGAAAAAGATATTAAAATTGTTAAAGGATTGATTTTGGCCACCAAAGTGCCACAATCTCCAAAAACTAACTTGGAAAAAGTAATATGTGATTCAGATTTGGATTATCTGGGAAGGAGAGATTTTTATGTTACCGGAGATCAGCTTTTAAAAGAATTGAATAATCAGGGGTTTAATCTGGATGTTGAGGAGTGGAATAAAATGCAGATAACATTTTTGAAAGATCACAAATACCACACCGAGTTTGCTAAAAAGTACAGAAAGCCTAATAAAGTGAAACGTATAAAGGAATTAGAAAAGTTAATTGAGAATGAAATTGCGAAATAG
- a CDS encoding RNA polymerase sigma factor — MSASHEHNINLILLLQKGDEEAFTNLINTYHKPLFIYALNLCKDHDTAEDIVQNTFLKTWKYRKKLNPDLPIKNLLYKSTFNNFISHYRKEKPFQSIEDTYIEAINETIDEDNGEMLAKKIAMVTQGIEELPKKCKEIFLLSKQDGLTNIEIAEYLNISVKTVEGQITKAYRILRDLIGSQLKEILFILFDIKK; from the coding sequence ATGTCTGCATCACATGAGCATAATATAAATTTAATCCTTCTACTCCAAAAAGGAGATGAAGAGGCCTTTACCAACCTTATAAACACCTACCACAAGCCTCTTTTTATTTATGCACTAAATCTATGTAAAGATCATGATACAGCAGAAGACATTGTTCAAAATACATTTTTAAAAACCTGGAAATACAGAAAAAAACTAAACCCAGATTTACCAATAAAAAACCTGTTATATAAATCTACCTTTAACAATTTTATTAGTCATTACCGCAAAGAAAAGCCTTTTCAATCAATAGAAGACACTTATATTGAAGCTATAAACGAAACAATTGATGAAGATAATGGGGAAATGTTAGCTAAAAAAATAGCAATGGTTACTCAAGGGATCGAGGAACTTCCAAAAAAATGCAAGGAAATATTTTTACTGAGTAAGCAGGACGGATTGACCAATATTGAAATTGCAGAATACTTAAATATATCGGTAAAAACGGTTGAAGGCCAGATTACAAAAGCCTATCGCATTTTAAGAGACTTAATAGGAAGTCAGTTAAAGGAAATACTGTTTATTCTTTTCGATATTAAGAAATAA
- a CDS encoding FecR family protein, with protein sequence MSKEIEDILLKYLSRSANPEELRQLSKWLEDSKNKQIFKEFVKTNYAITYSVNHPNTKATVETLMNKIRKEPKVFKLQTVFKYAAILILFIAVGIGVYNETYKNEEVIVENALKEILPGDQKATLVLSDGSVVDLVAHQDELISKDELASIQNTKEGLVYDALTNQDELITEQPKINTLNVPVGGVYQIKLPDGTKVWLNSATSLEFPERFVGEQRVVTLKGEAYFDVTKSKRPFIVKTNSADITVLGTQFNVSSYEDDGYFSSTLVEGSIALNSNLKDQSSTILAPGQRAVIEKMNPSIDVASVDTQVYTAWKEGKFYFERESLEQILVKMSRWYNVDVIIENESLKNETFTGVAYKNKPVDYLLNMISKTTKVNYKITKSTSSGKYEITLTK encoded by the coding sequence ATGTCTAAAGAAATAGAAGATATATTATTAAAGTATTTATCGAGATCGGCTAATCCCGAGGAATTAAGACAGCTTTCAAAATGGTTGGAAGATTCGAAAAATAAGCAAATCTTTAAAGAATTTGTGAAGACGAATTATGCTATAACTTATAGTGTAAATCATCCGAATACTAAAGCTACGGTCGAAACTTTAATGAATAAAATACGTAAGGAGCCTAAAGTATTTAAGCTTCAAACGGTATTTAAGTATGCTGCAATATTAATTTTATTTATTGCCGTTGGAATTGGTGTGTATAATGAGACGTATAAAAATGAAGAGGTTATTGTAGAAAATGCTCTAAAGGAAATCCTTCCGGGTGATCAAAAGGCAACATTGGTTTTATCTGATGGTAGCGTTGTAGATTTGGTGGCTCATCAGGACGAATTAATTTCGAAAGACGAGCTTGCAAGTATTCAAAATACAAAAGAAGGTTTAGTGTATGATGCATTAACAAATCAGGACGAATTAATTACCGAACAGCCGAAAATAAACACCTTAAATGTTCCAGTTGGTGGTGTGTATCAAATAAAATTACCTGATGGGACTAAGGTGTGGTTAAATTCGGCAACATCGTTAGAGTTTCCAGAGCGATTTGTAGGAGAGCAACGTGTGGTAACTTTAAAAGGAGAAGCCTATTTTGATGTAACGAAAAGCAAGCGTCCTTTTATAGTAAAAACCAATTCGGCAGATATCACTGTTCTCGGAACTCAGTTTAATGTGTCCTCTTATGAAGATGACGGATATTTCTCTTCAACATTAGTAGAAGGAAGCATTGCATTAAATTCAAATTTAAAGGATCAAAGTAGTACAATATTAGCACCTGGACAACGTGCCGTAATTGAAAAAATGAATCCAAGTATCGATGTGGCTTCGGTAGATACTCAAGTCTACACGGCATGGAAAGAAGGTAAGTTCTATTTCGAGCGAGAAAGTTTAGAGCAGATTCTGGTAAAAATGAGTCGTTGGTATAATGTAGATGTCATTATAGAAAATGAAAGCTTAAAAAACGAAACATTTACCGGTGTAGCGTATAAAAATAAACCGGTAGACTATTTGCTAAATATGATAAGTAAAACCACTAAAGTCAATTATAAAATAACAAAAAGTACAAGTTCAGGAAAATACGAAATAACACTAACCAAGTAA
- a CDS encoding SusC/RagA family TonB-linked outer membrane protein has translation MGKVKLYEALKEITESADVDFFYSDKEVNVDRIVSVNFNNADVLDVLHTLLGNTYNFQKNEEGIILISPKYTTTFKNEIIVKGVVADNNGMPLPGVTVLVKGTKYGTTTDFDGNYAIRADESSTLVFSYIGYKTMEVVLEGKTKVDVVLQEDVSTLEEVVITGIVERKKESFSGATTTIKGDELKAIGNLNIIESLKTLDPSFVIVEDNLLGSNPNRLPNIELRGKTSISTDDIRDEFGGNPNQPLFVLDGFETTLRTIIDLDMNRVASITLLKDAASTALYGSRAANGVIVVETKRPAQGQLKINYTSDFRIEAPDLSDYNLMNSRQKLEYEKLSGFWTASNPENFEAQFGLDQQYNKILAEIERGVDTYWLNEPVQVGTSLAHSLYASGGAENITYGVGVNYRDQEGVMIGSGRRTWGTNLDLTYRKGMLNISNRLRINGYDADESPYGSFSLYAQANPYFRKYDENGEISRFLNLDQYWDGSYGKLLISNPLYNAGLNSYDNTKNTQITNNLQAILTITPKLRLTTQFQINKATTTAEVFVDPSNTKFTNLDYTQAGTYSFNQSELFSYNLNTMATYATVLNEKHSFTVNLRGAVEESNTRRIGMNAEGFPIGTNGNPSFAFSYKENAKPTNTINVYRRVNVVGSANYSYDKTYFIDLNYRLDGSTVFGSNNPYTPFWSAGAGWNLANQFNLDEDYVSTLRLRGSVGQTGNQGFGNLADTSIYGYLTGINNFGQSIDLTTLANPDLEWQKTLDYSFGIEATLLKNRITTQFNVYKKLTDPLVVKIDKPSSTGITSYPINAGLMNTTGIESMVKFSPVFNLKDQIVWTVTLNTATVTSKYDNFNNLLQKLNEEATNNNSLQRYYDGYSPDDMWAVESLGIDPATGEEVFLTLEGLPTFEYSSKDIKKIGNSRPSVEGVIGNTFRYKDFTVGVNLRYRLGGDVFNNALYEKVENISLNERIFNQDVRALTDRWKNPGDVSQFKSISNFDSVRMSSRFIQEENVLIGESISLGYQFRDKPWMKYVGLERLNLNAYMNDIFRVSSIQSERGINYPFARAISFSLNANF, from the coding sequence ATGGGTAAAGTAAAACTTTATGAAGCCCTTAAAGAAATAACAGAATCGGCTGATGTAGACTTCTTTTATAGTGATAAAGAAGTAAATGTTGATCGCATTGTCTCTGTAAATTTTAATAATGCAGATGTTTTAGATGTACTTCATACCTTATTAGGTAACACCTATAATTTTCAAAAAAACGAAGAAGGAATTATCTTAATAAGTCCAAAATATACCACAACTTTTAAAAATGAAATAATTGTAAAGGGGGTGGTTGCCGACAACAATGGGATGCCTTTACCAGGGGTTACCGTGCTTGTTAAAGGAACTAAGTATGGAACAACAACAGATTTCGATGGTAATTATGCCATACGAGCAGATGAGTCTTCCACTTTAGTTTTTAGTTATATTGGATATAAAACAATGGAAGTTGTTTTAGAAGGAAAAACAAAAGTGGATGTTGTTTTGCAAGAAGATGTAAGCACTCTTGAAGAAGTTGTAATTACAGGTATTGTTGAACGTAAAAAGGAAAGTTTCTCAGGAGCGACTACAACCATAAAGGGCGACGAATTAAAAGCTATTGGGAACTTGAATATTATAGAAAGTTTAAAAACTTTAGATCCTTCATTTGTTATTGTTGAGGATAATTTACTGGGATCGAACCCTAACCGACTGCCAAATATTGAGTTGCGTGGTAAAACAAGTATCTCTACTGATGATATTCGCGATGAATTTGGAGGAAATCCTAATCAGCCGTTGTTCGTTTTAGATGGTTTTGAAACCACCTTAAGAACGATTATCGATTTAGATATGAATCGTGTGGCATCTATTACCTTACTAAAAGATGCTGCTTCAACCGCTTTATACGGTTCCAGAGCTGCGAATGGGGTAATAGTTGTTGAAACAAAGCGACCAGCTCAGGGGCAGTTAAAAATCAATTACACTAGCGATTTTAGAATTGAAGCTCCAGATTTAAGTGATTATAATTTAATGAATTCGAGACAAAAGCTGGAATATGAAAAATTATCCGGTTTTTGGACGGCTAGTAATCCAGAGAATTTTGAGGCCCAGTTTGGATTAGATCAGCAGTATAATAAAATATTAGCTGAAATAGAACGCGGTGTTGATACGTATTGGTTAAATGAGCCAGTACAGGTTGGGACTTCATTGGCACATTCGCTTTATGCAAGTGGTGGAGCAGAAAACATTACTTATGGTGTAGGGGTTAATTATCGCGACCAGGAAGGTGTGATGATAGGTTCTGGCAGAAGAACCTGGGGAACTAATTTAGATTTAACATACAGAAAAGGAATGTTAAATATTAGTAACCGTCTACGAATTAATGGTTATGATGCCGACGAGTCACCTTACGGCTCATTCTCGTTGTATGCTCAGGCTAATCCATATTTTAGAAAATACGATGAAAATGGAGAAATTTCAAGATTTTTAAACCTTGATCAATACTGGGATGGTAGTTATGGTAAACTATTGATTTCAAATCCATTGTATAATGCAGGTCTTAATTCTTACGATAATACCAAGAATACCCAGATTACAAATAACTTACAGGCTATATTAACAATTACGCCTAAATTGCGTTTAACCACACAGTTTCAAATTAACAAAGCGACCACTACGGCAGAAGTGTTTGTAGATCCTTCAAACACAAAATTTACCAATTTAGACTATACTCAGGCAGGTACCTATAGTTTTAATCAGTCAGAGTTATTTAGTTACAATCTTAATACCATGGCAACCTATGCAACTGTGTTAAATGAGAAGCACTCATTTACAGTGAATTTAAGAGGTGCAGTGGAAGAAAGTAATACGAGAAGAATTGGAATGAATGCAGAAGGTTTTCCAATAGGAACCAATGGGAATCCTAGCTTTGCTTTTAGCTATAAAGAAAACGCTAAACCAACTAATACAATTAATGTTTACAGAAGAGTAAATGTGGTTGGTAGTGCCAATTATAGTTATGATAAAACATATTTCATAGATTTGAATTACCGTTTAGATGGTTCTACAGTATTCGGATCAAACAATCCGTATACACCGTTCTGGTCGGCAGGTGCTGGTTGGAATCTGGCAAATCAGTTTAATTTAGATGAAGATTATGTGTCTACCTTACGATTAAGAGGAAGTGTGGGGCAAACAGGAAATCAGGGATTTGGTAACCTGGCAGATACTAGTATTTACGGATATTTAACTGGAATAAATAATTTTGGTCAGTCTATCGATTTAACTACCCTTGCAAATCCAGATTTAGAGTGGCAAAAAACTCTGGATTACAGTTTTGGTATCGAAGCCACCTTACTAAAAAACAGAATTACTACTCAATTTAACGTTTATAAAAAGTTAACCGATCCGTTAGTGGTTAAGATAGATAAACCATCGTCTACAGGTATTACATCTTATCCAATTAACGCCGGATTAATGAATACTACCGGGATTGAAAGTATGGTGAAATTCTCACCGGTATTTAATTTGAAGGACCAGATTGTTTGGACAGTAACATTAAATACAGCAACAGTAACCAGTAAATATGATAATTTCAATAACTTATTACAAAAACTAAACGAAGAGGCTACAAATAATAATTCGTTACAACGTTATTATGATGGCTATAGCCCAGACGATATGTGGGCTGTAGAGTCTCTGGGTATCGATCCTGCCACGGGAGAAGAAGTATTCTTAACTCTAGAAGGTTTGCCAACCTTTGAATACAGTTCAAAAGATATTAAGAAAATTGGAAACAGCCGCCCATCTGTCGAAGGTGTTATTGGAAACACATTCAGATACAAAGATTTTACAGTAGGTGTTAATTTAAGATACCGTTTAGGTGGTGATGTATTTAATAATGCGCTATATGAAAAGGTTGAAAATATTTCATTAAATGAGCGTATATTCAATCAGGATGTTAGAGCCTTAACAGACCGTTGGAAGAATCCTGGAGATGTTTCTCAGTTTAAATCTATCTCAAATTTTGATTCTGTTCGTATGTCATCTCGTTTTATACAGGAAGAAAATGTACTTATAGGAGAATCTATTTCTTTAGGGTATCAGTTCAGAGATAAGCCTTGGATGAAATATGTTGGATTGGAACGTTTAAATTTAAATGCTTACATGAACGATATTTTTCGAGTGTCTTCAATTCAATCGGAAAGAGGTATTAATTACCCATTTGCCAGAGCCATATCATTTAGTTTAAATGCTAATTTCTAA
- a CDS encoding RagB/SusD family nutrient uptake outer membrane protein encodes MKHIVALITLLMLVSCDDYLDVKPEDKLLEEQVFESEASILNALNGIYTNMTKNSTYGGNLTMTAVEALGQRYKVANTSHDWNLIANYDYESSRAISVFNAIWADQYVNILNINNFIAGIEANPGTLDPDKESMVLGEAYGLRAMLHFDLLRLFGPVYTVNPDKESIPYYDNNSGDTEPLLPATEVMARVLSDLEKAETFLANDIIIEYGPLDIGLGVIIDDLSKYYLSRQYRFNYYAAKALQARVHLYAGNTTEAYNAATFVIENASEWFPWTDEADIFTEAANPDRSFSNEIVFGLINTAMYDRHRSYFAPSVVDNKILTADEFNLEQVFEFNTLDYRYNSTWQQPGSGAKPYKTFLKYADVNDNRTTFRFKQSLIRLTEMYYIAAETETDSVKALQYINTVRNNRGLQSLTTADNIQNEILKEYRKEFYGEGQLFFYYKRLNVQSIPSGTSGVSPYQMGADQYVVPLPTSETEYRN; translated from the coding sequence ATGAAACATATAGTAGCACTAATAACCTTGTTGATGTTGGTGTCTTGTGATGATTATCTCGATGTAAAACCAGAAGATAAATTGTTAGAGGAGCAGGTGTTTGAGTCTGAAGCCTCAATTTTAAATGCCTTAAATGGAATTTATACCAACATGACAAAAAATAGCACTTATGGCGGAAATTTAACCATGACGGCTGTAGAAGCATTAGGGCAGCGTTATAAAGTGGCTAATACAAGTCATGATTGGAATCTTATTGCAAATTACGATTACGAATCGTCTCGAGCGATAAGTGTTTTTAACGCTATCTGGGCCGATCAATATGTTAACATTCTTAATATAAACAATTTTATAGCTGGTATAGAAGCGAATCCAGGAACGTTAGACCCGGATAAAGAAAGTATGGTATTAGGAGAGGCATACGGTTTACGAGCTATGTTGCATTTCGATTTGTTACGTTTATTCGGACCGGTTTATACAGTAAATCCAGATAAGGAATCGATTCCGTATTACGATAATAATTCCGGAGATACAGAACCGCTTTTACCTGCAACCGAGGTTATGGCTAGGGTGTTGAGCGATCTTGAAAAAGCAGAAACTTTTTTAGCTAACGATATTATTATCGAGTATGGACCTTTAGATATAGGTTTGGGGGTAATCATTGATGATCTGAGTAAGTATTACTTAAGCAGACAGTACCGCTTTAATTATTATGCAGCAAAAGCACTACAAGCCAGAGTACATTTATATGCCGGAAATACGACGGAGGCTTATAATGCAGCTACATTTGTTATTGAAAATGCTTCGGAATGGTTCCCTTGGACCGATGAAGCAGATATATTTACGGAAGCTGCCAATCCCGATCGTTCGTTTTCTAATGAAATTGTGTTTGGCTTAATTAATACAGCAATGTACGACAGACACCGTAGTTATTTTGCACCATCAGTGGTAGATAATAAAATTTTAACTGCCGATGAGTTTAATTTAGAGCAGGTTTTTGAATTTAATACGCTGGATTACCGTTATAATTCAACCTGGCAGCAACCAGGATCTGGAGCCAAGCCGTACAAAACGTTTTTAAAATATGCTGATGTTAACGATAACAGAACAACATTCAGATTTAAACAATCTTTAATTCGATTAACGGAAATGTATTATATCGCAGCCGAAACCGAAACCGATTCGGTAAAAGCGTTGCAGTATATTAACACGGTTAGAAATAACCGAGGTTTACAGAGTTTAACGACTGCCGATAATATTCAAAATGAAATTCTAAAAGAGTACCGTAAAGAGTTTTATGGAGAAGGTCAGTTATTCTTTTATTACAAGCGCTTAAATGTACAATCAATTCCAAGCGGAACGTCTGGTGTATCACCTTACCAGATGGGAGCCGATCAGTATGTTGTGCCATTGCCGACATCAGAAACCGAATACCGTAATTAA
- a CDS encoding DUF4843 domain-containing protein produces MMKKYLYMPVLACCILISLVSCATDELPVFDTTISNIYFEWAKEGRENYSQTLDSIDVTFALELPSVTDTIINVPVKILGYTSEMDRDVNISVVTSGTTAVEGVHYEIPSSVVMPADSVRAYVPVTLKRDASLKDGIVSLKFQLVENEYFKTAIFSTEEYYNVNRELSFTEFEISFSDILTKPAYWNRTFDGYLGNWTAKKVYLIAELAGVSVEKLTVTPSIQELFAFTRILRDHLKAQQLAGTPVLEDDGTEMAVGPYAALI; encoded by the coding sequence ATGATGAAAAAATATTTATATATGCCAGTTTTGGCCTGTTGTATACTAATAAGTTTAGTGTCTTGTGCCACAGATGAACTGCCTGTATTCGATACTACTATTAGTAATATTTATTTCGAATGGGCAAAAGAAGGAAGAGAAAATTATTCGCAAACCCTAGATAGTATTGATGTAACGTTCGCTTTAGAATTACCTTCGGTAACAGACACTATAATAAATGTGCCTGTTAAAATTTTAGGTTATACATCTGAAATGGATAGAGATGTAAACATTAGTGTGGTAACCTCTGGAACAACTGCTGTTGAAGGAGTTCATTATGAAATTCCGTCGTCGGTTGTTATGCCTGCAGATTCTGTAAGAGCTTATGTTCCTGTAACATTAAAAAGAGATGCTTCTTTAAAAGATGGTATCGTGTCTTTAAAATTCCAACTTGTAGAAAATGAGTACTTCAAAACAGCTATTTTTTCTACTGAAGAATATTACAACGTAAACCGTGAATTAAGCTTTACAGAGTTTGAAATTTCATTCTCAGATATTTTAACGAAACCAGCCTATTGGAACCGAACTTTCGATGGTTATTTAGGAAACTGGACTGCTAAGAAAGTGTATTTAATTGCCGAATTGGCTGGTGTAAGTGTTGAGAAACTAACCGTTACGCCTTCTATTCAGGAGCTTTTTGCTTTCACAAGAATTTTAAGAGACCATTTAAAAGCGCAACAATTGGCCGGAACGCCAGTATTGGAAGATGATGGAACAGAAATGGCTGTTGGACCTTATGCCGCTTTAATCTAA